A stretch of Synergistaceae bacterium DNA encodes these proteins:
- a CDS encoding 3-deoxy-D-manno-octulosonic acid transferase — protein MTAEKNASPLGMFIYRIISGAFYRLGGLQLLKRKYKGDISERIGNVENIPENPVWVHAVSVGEVQSASSLIRRIKSRSAYPCIISTVTPTGRSMAEKLLSGVADRIIYSPFDSRRFVSRSLDAIRPAIYITMETELWPEILTQLRARNVPAFLANGRLSDKSFNRMRRTKFFWRGILDCLNKLMVRFDDDREKFHALGVPDEKIIVTGDCKVDALLDRRKATSPDKWSWLKNGKSPLFTAGSTHPGEEEIVISAFRIVRRTFPGARLAIVPRHPERALMTIAAALPYDDVHAELLSKIEQGNNTADIIVVDRIGVLFDLYAASDAVFVGGSLVQKGGQNPFEPALFGLPAIHGPCMTDFPDTDRMDSMKAAFCVHNDSELAKIWLDCLEPENVKISLKNCNAYFKTLGGAAKKTWDEIKSYMLDRKAGEE, from the coding sequence TTGACCGCAGAAAAAAACGCTTCCCCTTTGGGAATGTTCATATACCGAATAATATCGGGGGCGTTCTACAGGCTTGGAGGTCTTCAGCTCCTGAAACGAAAATACAAGGGCGATATATCAGAGAGGATCGGCAATGTTGAGAATATCCCGGAAAATCCTGTGTGGGTTCATGCCGTATCAGTCGGCGAGGTTCAGTCGGCAAGCTCACTAATCCGGCGCATAAAGTCCCGCAGCGCGTACCCCTGCATAATCTCAACCGTAACACCCACAGGCAGAAGCATGGCCGAAAAATTACTGTCAGGAGTCGCAGACCGAATAATCTACAGCCCGTTTGACTCTCGCAGATTCGTATCACGCTCGCTTGACGCAATAAGGCCGGCAATATATATCACGATGGAGACGGAACTATGGCCGGAGATTCTGACACAGCTAAGGGCGCGGAATGTACCTGCGTTTCTTGCCAACGGGAGACTCTCGGACAAGAGTTTTAACAGAATGAGGCGGACAAAATTTTTCTGGCGCGGAATCCTAGACTGCCTGAATAAATTAATGGTTCGTTTTGACGATGACAGGGAAAAATTTCACGCGCTGGGAGTCCCTGATGAGAAAATTATTGTTACTGGGGACTGCAAGGTTGACGCGCTTTTAGACAGACGCAAGGCCACAAGCCCGGACAAATGGAGCTGGCTCAAGAATGGGAAATCGCCACTTTTCACAGCCGGAAGCACTCACCCCGGCGAGGAAGAAATAGTAATATCAGCCTTCAGGATAGTACGCAGGACATTTCCCGGCGCAAGACTTGCGATTGTCCCCCGCCACCCTGAGCGCGCATTGATGACGATAGCCGCCGCTTTGCCGTATGATGACGTTCACGCCGAACTGCTGTCGAAAATTGAGCAGGGCAACAACACTGCGGATATTATCGTAGTTGACCGTATCGGGGTATTGTTCGACCTCTACGCCGCAAGCGATGCTGTTTTTGTCGGGGGAAGCCTCGTTCAGAAGGGAGGACAGAATCCCTTTGAGCCTGCGCTTTTCGGACTGCCTGCAATACACGGGCCATGCATGACTGATTTCCCGGACACTGACAGAATGGACTCCATGAAGGCGGCTTTCTGCGTCCATAATGACTCAGAGCTGGCAAAAATCTGGCTCGACTGTCTTGAGCCTGAGAACGTGAAAATTTCCCTGAAGAACTGCAATGCGTATTTCAAGACGCTTGGAGGTGCGGCAAAAAAGACATGGGACGAAATAAAGTCGTACATGCTTGACAGAAAAGCGGGTGAGGAATAA
- a CDS encoding TolC family protein — protein sequence MRGIFLTLSIILLSFTASYAQNISPDISGLSLEECLILSLNNHPSLRKTKASAKDIEAQIESLRAAARVKVTATGSARYNGDYDYFSDNYHNESITLSATKLIYDNSRNKIQRQIRAENLSASRETHRRTMTTVTAEAKRKYYDLVLEFLDRDLQQEKVNNLEEHLNRAQGLYEVGNSPYIDVTKAQTDLSSARVALLKANNDILLAQEALKVAMGTELHSPFNISVPSELLLPSLPENFASLVDVALSDRPDFRKLMHDITAGELTIKDAARADSPTITGQAGTSLSNSQHGTANTNYYAGVSVNVPVADGGETKAAITRARIQLEQVYADVDTLRQNITYGVMSAALSLLNAKDRAIAAEEAVKYSEENLELANGRYIVGVGNSVEVSDAVSALAEAKHTYYQAIYDAQTARANLDEALGHFPPEIEGRQDLWQEQ from the coding sequence ATGCGCGGAATTTTTCTCACACTCTCAATAATATTATTGTCCTTCACAGCCTCATACGCTCAGAATATTTCACCCGATATTTCGGGACTCTCTCTTGAAGAATGTCTAATCCTCTCACTGAACAATCACCCCTCACTCCGAAAAACTAAAGCCTCAGCAAAAGACATAGAAGCGCAGATAGAGTCCCTAAGAGCCGCGGCAAGAGTCAAAGTTACAGCGACAGGCTCGGCTAGGTACAACGGGGATTATGATTACTTCAGCGACAATTACCACAACGAGTCAATCACACTCAGCGCAACGAAATTAATTTACGACAACAGCCGCAACAAAATTCAGCGGCAGATACGCGCCGAAAATCTTTCCGCCTCGCGTGAGACTCACCGCCGCACAATGACAACCGTAACAGCCGAGGCCAAACGCAAATATTATGACCTTGTGCTTGAATTTCTTGACCGCGATTTACAGCAGGAGAAAGTGAATAATCTTGAGGAACATTTGAACAGGGCGCAGGGACTCTACGAGGTCGGCAACAGCCCCTATATTGACGTAACGAAAGCCCAGACTGATTTGTCGTCGGCAAGAGTCGCCCTCCTCAAAGCCAACAATGATATATTACTCGCGCAGGAAGCCCTGAAGGTCGCAATGGGTACGGAGCTTCACAGCCCGTTCAACATTTCTGTACCGTCTGAATTATTACTGCCCTCGCTCCCAGAAAATTTTGCTTCACTTGTTGACGTAGCACTCTCTGACCGTCCCGACTTCCGCAAACTTATGCACGACATCACAGCGGGCGAACTCACCATAAAGGACGCGGCAAGGGCAGATTCCCCGACAATAACAGGCCAGGCTGGGACATCACTGAGCAATTCACAGCACGGGACAGCGAACACGAATTATTATGCGGGCGTGAGCGTGAATGTTCCTGTCGCGGACGGAGGCGAGACGAAAGCGGCAATCACCCGCGCAAGGATTCAGCTTGAGCAGGTTTACGCGGATGTTGACACGCTGAGGCAGAATATCACTTACGGCGTAATGAGTGCGGCATTGTCCCTCCTCAACGCAAAAGACCGGGCAATAGCGGCAGAAGAGGCCGTGAAATATTCGGAGGAGAATTTAGAGCTGGCGAACGGACGCTACATTGTAGGGGTCGGAAATTCCGTAGAAGTAAGCGATGCAGTATCAGCCCTCGCGGAAGCAAAGCACACATACTATCAGGCAATATATGACGCTCAGACAGCGCGGGCGAATCTTGACGAGGCACTTGGGCATTTTCCGCCCGAAATAGAAGGGAGACAGGATTTATGGCAGGAACAGTAG
- a CDS encoding efflux RND transporter periplasmic adaptor subunit translates to MRAGLKKLLILGIFAGLCWLGWEYFFAPEPVNYGLTTSAITRGDIVSEVTATGELNAISVVEVGTQVSGTVQEIYVDFNSPVKAGQLIALIDPSVLRLTLNESQASLAVNEAAVKSAQAALTDSQRKYTRNKELFSRKLIARSEVDTSEADVEMKKASLQEAQSRVKQAKAAVERARTNLNYTQIKSPVNGVVIDRQVDAGQTVAASLQAPTLFKIAEDLTRMRIETKVDEADIGTVAEGQNVTFRVDAFPDETFSGKVVQVRIAPNTSENVVTYTVIIHVSNDELKLKPGMTANVSIETAKSENVLRIPVAALRFTPPEDLLATISFDRDILTAKKTLHSGIVWPERNGFMMRPIQVVTGITDSQWVELVKESSDRKRPALREGVELVTNAQKGVSTGTNTRGGLFGAPGGGRRRTGGGGPR, encoded by the coding sequence ATGAGAGCGGGACTCAAGAAATTATTGATACTGGGAATTTTCGCGGGACTCTGCTGGCTGGGATGGGAGTATTTTTTCGCGCCCGAACCCGTGAATTACGGCCTCACAACGTCAGCGATAACGCGGGGTGATATAGTCTCGGAAGTTACAGCAACAGGCGAGCTTAACGCGATAAGTGTCGTAGAAGTCGGGACTCAGGTCTCAGGAACAGTGCAGGAAATTTACGTTGACTTCAATTCGCCCGTGAAAGCAGGTCAATTAATCGCGCTGATAGACCCTTCTGTCTTGCGCTTAACCCTCAACGAGTCTCAAGCCTCCCTAGCTGTGAATGAAGCCGCCGTGAAAAGCGCACAGGCCGCCCTTACCGACTCACAGCGGAAATACACGCGGAACAAGGAATTATTCAGCCGGAAATTAATCGCCCGCAGTGAAGTTGATACCAGTGAAGCAGACGTAGAAATGAAGAAAGCCTCACTGCAGGAAGCGCAATCCCGCGTAAAGCAGGCAAAAGCAGCAGTAGAACGCGCGCGTACCAACCTGAATTACACGCAGATAAAATCTCCCGTGAACGGAGTCGTCATTGACAGGCAGGTTGACGCAGGGCAGACAGTCGCGGCAAGTTTGCAGGCTCCGACACTCTTCAAGATTGCGGAAGATTTGACACGGATGAGAATTGAGACGAAAGTAGACGAGGCCGACATAGGCACGGTAGCAGAGGGGCAAAACGTAACTTTCAGGGTTGATGCTTTCCCTGACGAAACATTTTCGGGGAAGGTCGTCCAAGTCAGAATAGCTCCCAACACAAGCGAAAATGTTGTAACGTACACAGTAATAATACACGTAAGCAACGATGAATTGAAGCTCAAGCCCGGAATGACCGCGAATGTATCAATCGAGACGGCCAAATCAGAAAACGTACTCCGAATCCCCGTAGCGGCATTGAGATTCACACCCCCTGAAGATTTGCTTGCGACTATCTCATTTGACCGCGATATATTGACGGCAAAGAAGACTCTTCATTCGGGAATCGTGTGGCCTGAGCGAAACGGATTCATGATGAGGCCGATACAGGTTGTTACGGGTATAACCGACAGCCAATGGGTAGAGCTGGTAAAGGAAAGCTCTGACAGAAAACGGCCTGCACTGCGCGAGGGAGTCGAACTCGTAACGAATGCCCAGAAAGGAGTCAGCACAGGAACAAATACACGCGGGGGATTATTCGGTGCTCCCGGCGGAGGAAGGCGGCGTACTGGCGGAGGCGGTCCGAGATAA
- a CDS encoding histidine triad nucleotide-binding protein, with protein MSDCIFCKIADGEIPTNFVYQDENVVAFRDVNPQAPVHILVIPKKHIASSATVDDSSVWSSLMGSAVKIARELGLEADGYRMVINTGKQGGQSVPHLHLHLLAGRNLGWPPG; from the coding sequence ATGAGTGATTGTATTTTCTGCAAGATTGCTGACGGAGAAATTCCGACAAATTTCGTCTATCAGGATGAGAATGTTGTCGCGTTCCGTGACGTGAACCCGCAGGCCCCCGTTCATATACTTGTCATTCCCAAGAAGCATATAGCCTCCTCCGCAACTGTTGACGACTCCTCAGTGTGGAGCAGCTTAATGGGCAGTGCCGTGAAAATTGCCCGTGAATTAGGACTTGAGGCTGACGGCTATCGTATGGTAATCAATACGGGGAAGCAAGGCGGGCAGTCTGTACCTCACCTTCACCTGCACCTGCTGGCAGGACGCAATCTCGGCTGGCCTCCGGGCTAA
- the garR gene encoding 2-hydroxy-3-oxopropionate reductase, which yields MKIGFIGLGIMGKPMAKNLIKAGHELRVYDRTAAVADEVVEFGKGKAVKAANAVDAAKGVELVLTMLPNSPHVKSVMLEDDKVADHMEKGAAFIDMSSINPIASREIADALAKKGIDMLDAPVSGGEPKAIDGTLSFMVGGKKEVFAKFEPVLKAMGSSVVLCGEIGAGNVTKLCNQIVVAVNIAAVSEALMLGKKAGVNPEAIYQAIRGGLAGSTVMDAKAPMIMDRNFKPGFKIDLHIKDLANVMDAAKAVDSPIPLTVQVAEMMKILHGDGCGQDDHSALAKVYEKMANTEITRG from the coding sequence ATGAAGATAGGATTTATCGGACTGGGCATTATGGGCAAGCCTATGGCAAAGAACCTCATCAAAGCCGGACATGAGCTGAGAGTCTACGACCGTACAGCGGCAGTTGCGGATGAGGTTGTAGAGTTCGGGAAAGGGAAAGCCGTCAAAGCAGCAAACGCCGTAGACGCAGCTAAAGGTGTCGAGCTTGTGTTGACCATGCTGCCCAATTCGCCGCACGTCAAAAGCGTCATGCTTGAGGATGACAAAGTCGCCGACCACATGGAGAAAGGCGCGGCCTTCATTGATATGTCGTCCATCAACCCGATTGCCAGCCGTGAAATTGCTGACGCTCTCGCCAAAAAGGGAATCGATATGCTTGACGCTCCCGTGTCAGGCGGTGAGCCGAAAGCCATTGACGGCACATTAAGTTTCATGGTAGGCGGCAAAAAGGAAGTGTTCGCGAAATTCGAGCCGGTGCTAAAGGCTATGGGAAGCTCCGTAGTCCTCTGCGGTGAAATCGGCGCGGGCAACGTAACGAAACTCTGTAATCAGATAGTTGTAGCCGTAAACATCGCGGCAGTGAGTGAGGCTCTCATGCTCGGCAAAAAGGCAGGCGTTAATCCTGAAGCAATATACCAGGCAATACGCGGAGGACTCGCAGGCTCTACAGTCATGGACGCAAAAGCACCCATGATTATGGATCGCAACTTCAAGCCCGGCTTCAAGATTGACCTTCACATTAAGGACTTGGCCAACGTCATGGACGCGGCTAAAGCTGTCGACAGTCCCATACCTTTAACGGTTCAGGTTGCGGAAATGATGAAGATTCTTCACGGGGACGGCTGCGGGCAGGACGATCACAGCGCACTCGCCAAAGTCTACGAGAAGATGGCCAACACCGAAATCACACGCGGCTAG
- a CDS encoding PHP domain-containing protein — MAGTVDLHIHTNASDGTDSPEQLLWNIQKAGINIFAVTDHDTIKGALRMKKIIPPGIKFIQGVEFSCVTDTGTKCHILGLGYDEYNPDFREALRTGDSLRHQKFHLRIKLLRENFGIEFTDDEITSLLNIPSVGKPHIANMMVMKGLADNIQDAIERYIDKCRTGTTRIPARQAVRAILSADGFPVWAHPLGGEGEKESTEETFRMTLRELMSYGIKGLECWYSKYPVSKCKWLTEYAETSGLLVSGGSDYHGTNKSIPLGRLNSDNESIGYERLSILRRL; from the coding sequence ATGGCAGGAACAGTAGACTTGCACATTCACACGAACGCTTCAGACGGCACAGACTCGCCGGAGCAATTGTTGTGGAACATTCAGAAGGCCGGAATAAATATTTTTGCAGTAACAGATCATGACACAATCAAAGGCGCGCTGAGAATGAAGAAGATAATCCCGCCTGGTATAAAGTTCATTCAGGGCGTGGAGTTCTCATGCGTTACTGATACGGGGACAAAGTGCCATATTCTTGGACTGGGATATGACGAGTACAACCCCGATTTCCGGGAGGCTCTGAGAACGGGCGACAGTCTCAGGCATCAGAAATTTCACCTGCGTATAAAGCTCTTGCGGGAAAATTTCGGGATTGAGTTTACGGACGACGAAATAACATCGCTGCTCAACATTCCCAGCGTCGGAAAGCCTCACATAGCCAACATGATGGTGATGAAGGGACTCGCTGACAATATACAGGACGCAATAGAACGCTACATCGACAAATGCAGGACAGGAACAACGAGAATCCCGGCGCGTCAGGCAGTGAGGGCGATATTGTCGGCTGACGGCTTCCCGGTCTGGGCGCACCCTCTCGGCGGTGAGGGCGAGAAGGAGTCAACAGAGGAAACATTCAGGATGACCCTGCGCGAATTGATGTCATACGGCATAAAGGGCTTGGAGTGCTGGTACTCGAAATATCCCGTGTCAAAATGCAAATGGCTGACGGAATACGCAGAAACATCCGGGCTTCTTGTCTCAGGAGGAAGCGACTATCACGGGACGAACAAATCAATACCGCTTGGCCGTCTCAATTCCGACAACGAAAGCATAGGCTACGAACGTTTGAGCATTCTGCGGAGGCTGTAG
- a CDS encoding transposase, which produces MPVLFLSGFLNFSGGKCQFHIQLCIVHLVRNSLKYVSYKYRKELARDLKEIYHAGTLEGAEAALLRLGEKWNEKSPAIYSLWERNWENIVTIFTYPAEIRRVIYTTNAIESLNGVIRSRMKTKRILGSDESAVKLVWIAVSKASQKWTMPISNWSKALRHFYVRYADRFPKVS; this is translated from the coding sequence TTGCCGGTGTTATTCCTTTCCGGCTTTCTGAATTTTTCAGGCGGAAAATGTCAGTTTCACATTCAGCTGTGCATAGTTCATCTTGTTCGGAACAGTTTGAAATACGTATCGTACAAATACCGCAAGGAATTAGCGCGAGATTTGAAGGAAATCTACCATGCCGGAACGTTGGAAGGGGCCGAAGCAGCCTTGCTTAGACTAGGGGAAAAGTGGAACGAGAAGTCGCCAGCAATCTACTCGCTTTGGGAACGTAACTGGGAGAACATAGTAACAATCTTCACGTACCCGGCGGAGATAAGACGAGTGATATATACGACCAACGCGATCGAGTCGCTCAACGGAGTAATAAGAAGCCGCATGAAAACGAAACGGATACTAGGGAGCGATGAGAGTGCGGTGAAACTGGTATGGATAGCGGTATCAAAAGCGTCCCAGAAGTGGACAATGCCGATAAGCAACTGGTCAAAAGCATTAAGGCACTTCTATGTGAGATACGCAGACCGTTTCCCGAAAGTGTCATAG
- a CDS encoding UvrD-helicase domain-containing protein, protein MTDEEKQQVQNLISARTKLLTEKTARQDDEIKTLSAHLISLHSTLESREAEIESLNEKLSQAQEELSRAKEQNRQLAALIQSEQTKPEKSQPIPEKPNYLLSLLRQHFGYDNFRPGQEEIIDALLSGRDVFCSMPENYGRSICYRLPALLMPGVTLAVTPDDPPDSLADSHSEILSPSLTPAKRREILRKVRNGTCKILYSTVQQLSESDSLSALKKSEISMAAIISRWGTPHGLASWPDIVSSITSRKITAGIFADTTSPALRQELLKLAGLNSPLKVITGFRRDNSEIRIIRAENKQSALNEILAGKAGVPGVIYCSTPETAYKLGEMLRDFGGLNDSLLIMPMLLYREISRRDIRFTVHYDMPASPGDFSQHINITGNNPKSESIILVSRNDIRNTDRNMIPFCKSESPGDYLLSYLGVDESITPSTETESAESAKISPDDVSDFDFGNANESQREAITATNGPLLIIAGPGTGKTFTLVQRVVFLIQKKRVSPENIMLATFTDKAANEIVTRVTQELSRRNITADTGAMYAGTFHAICGRILKEYSDFTGRPKNFRVLDDFGHAYMIMQNMKKFDGIPGLSSALKSKGRWANSRELRDCINTLSEELADPEELIRDSNPAVSALGRAMKIHDDILRESNSLSWSAILVETYKLLRDNPEILADLQARVKYVMADEYQDTNYIQEQIALLIAGESRNICAAGDDDQSIYRFRGAEVRNILEFPGRFGNECRVVRLMLNYRSRPGIIDFFSQWMTDTGKFFAWEIFRHEKKLEAYRPAMNNNPSVMRLAGIADKNEWHEKIFHLIQSLKDSGKLSDYSQIAFLFRSVKNPDVKALSQYLEEHNIGVYSPRSDMFFQRKEIIFAVGCIIAMFPDYLKGLESGAFNFNGGEPDYIAYYKKCLAYVKRYIDRPQYSALKKHIISCRNHHAKLTGYTGYTFSDLLYELFAYPPFDAALSADISGTVKELRPARNLSRLVQILRHYEHSYNINNLNAKYIANQFTIMMNIYMRFMIEEGADEYEGGESPVPPGHVAFMTIHQAKGMEFPVVFADSLWAYPQENSVSEIMRDISRKYYRRPEFEPEDRVKYFDFWRLYYVAFTRAQDLLILTCCEDRNTPSRYFEDAYNRLDDADESLRIPDAEISPAKVSGLKNTYSFTGDILTYEKCPTQYKFFRELEFMPGRSESTFTGTLIHAVLEDIHRAVINHEESRITPENISSWFADEYEHLSRREQAYLSQSARNTALNQIMRYVQRQGDDWSAVRKAEYDVNTVRDDYILGGKIDLISVRDGETEITDFKSGAKPNVNISADRERLETYRRQIFAYSFMAGNATGLNAGRLRLYFTGEENGSPEIIYQYDPDEAAEIMKGFDETVSKIIRKDFNHKADDSENCRDCVFRHYCGRE, encoded by the coding sequence TTGACAGACGAAGAGAAACAGCAGGTTCAGAATTTAATCAGCGCAAGGACGAAATTACTGACCGAGAAAACAGCAAGGCAGGATGACGAGATAAAGACACTCAGCGCACATTTAATTTCATTGCACAGCACGCTAGAGTCCCGCGAGGCCGAAATAGAATCCCTGAACGAAAAATTGTCGCAGGCTCAGGAGGAATTATCACGCGCAAAGGAACAGAACAGACAGCTCGCCGCCCTCATTCAGTCCGAACAGACAAAGCCCGAAAAATCACAGCCGATTCCTGAAAAGCCTAACTATCTTTTGTCGCTGTTACGTCAGCATTTCGGGTACGACAATTTCAGGCCGGGACAGGAGGAAATCATTGACGCACTTTTGTCCGGGCGCGATGTCTTCTGCTCAATGCCCGAAAATTACGGCAGGAGCATTTGTTACCGCCTCCCCGCGCTGTTAATGCCCGGCGTTACTCTCGCTGTTACTCCCGATGACCCGCCCGACTCCCTCGCCGACTCTCACTCCGAAATATTATCGCCCTCCCTGACTCCCGCAAAGAGGCGCGAAATCCTCCGCAAAGTCCGTAACGGTACGTGCAAGATACTTTATTCGACCGTTCAGCAGTTATCAGAGTCCGACTCCCTGTCAGCCCTGAAGAAGTCAGAAATTTCTATGGCCGCAATCATTTCACGCTGGGGGACTCCTCACGGCCTCGCCTCATGGCCGGATATTGTCTCATCAATAACATCACGAAAAATCACCGCCGGAATTTTCGCCGACACTACAAGCCCCGCGCTTAGGCAGGAATTGTTGAAGCTCGCCGGGCTTAATTCTCCGCTGAAAGTCATAACGGGCTTCAGACGGGATAATTCAGAGATACGAATCATACGCGCCGAAAATAAGCAGTCAGCACTGAACGAGATATTAGCGGGGAAAGCAGGAGTCCCCGGTGTGATTTACTGCTCGACTCCTGAGACGGCCTACAAGTTAGGGGAAATGCTCCGGGATTTTGGCGGGCTGAATGACTCCCTGCTCATCATGCCAATGTTGCTTTACCGCGAAATTTCCCGCAGAGATATACGCTTCACCGTTCATTACGACATGCCAGCGTCCCCCGGCGATTTCTCACAGCATATCAATATCACCGGGAACAATCCCAAGTCCGAGTCAATAATTCTTGTCTCACGCAATGACATCCGCAACACTGACCGCAATATGATTCCATTCTGCAAGAGCGAATCCCCCGGAGATTATCTGCTGTCGTATCTCGGAGTCGATGAGAGCATTACCCCGTCAACAGAGACAGAAAGCGCAGAGTCCGCAAAAATTTCGCCTGATGATGTCTCTGATTTCGACTTTGGGAACGCAAACGAGTCCCAGCGGGAAGCCATCACAGCGACAAACGGCCCCCTTCTGATTATCGCCGGGCCTGGGACGGGAAAAACTTTCACCCTTGTGCAGCGCGTTGTGTTTCTGATACAGAAAAAGCGGGTCAGCCCGGAAAATATCATGCTCGCGACATTCACCGATAAGGCCGCAAATGAGATTGTTACGCGTGTTACTCAGGAGCTTTCACGGCGGAATATCACTGCCGACACTGGCGCAATGTACGCAGGGACGTTTCACGCGATATGCGGGCGAATCCTGAAGGAGTACTCAGACTTCACCGGGAGGCCGAAAAATTTCCGGGTTCTTGATGATTTCGGACACGCCTACATGATTATGCAGAACATGAAGAAGTTTGACGGGATTCCGGGACTTTCTTCCGCGCTCAAGTCAAAAGGAAGATGGGCAAATTCCCGCGAGCTTAGGGACTGTATCAATACACTGTCGGAAGAGCTTGCTGACCCTGAAGAATTAATCCGCGACTCAAATCCTGCTGTCAGTGCGTTAGGCCGTGCCATGAAGATTCATGATGACATTCTCCGGGAGTCAAACTCTCTGAGCTGGTCGGCGATTCTTGTTGAGACGTATAAACTTCTCCGCGACAATCCCGAAATCCTCGCAGACCTTCAAGCCCGTGTGAAATATGTCATGGCTGACGAGTATCAGGACACGAATTATATTCAGGAGCAAATAGCGTTATTGATAGCGGGAGAGTCCCGGAATATTTGCGCGGCGGGCGATGATGATCAGAGCATATATAGATTCAGGGGGGCGGAAGTCCGCAACATTCTCGAATTTCCGGGGCGTTTCGGGAATGAATGCAGGGTTGTGCGTCTCATGCTCAATTACAGGTCAAGACCGGGGATAATAGATTTCTTCTCTCAATGGATGACAGACACGGGAAAATTTTTCGCGTGGGAAATTTTTAGGCATGAAAAGAAACTTGAAGCATACCGCCCGGCCATGAATAATAATCCTTCCGTGATGAGGCTTGCAGGAATCGCCGACAAAAACGAATGGCACGAGAAAATATTTCACCTGATACAGTCCCTCAAAGACTCCGGGAAACTCAGCGACTACAGCCAGATAGCATTTCTCTTCCGTTCCGTGAAAAATCCTGATGTCAAAGCCCTGTCGCAATATCTTGAGGAACACAACATAGGGGTATATTCTCCGCGCTCTGATATGTTCTTTCAGCGGAAAGAGATAATTTTCGCGGTCGGCTGCATCATAGCAATGTTCCCGGATTACCTGAAGGGGCTAGAGTCCGGGGCGTTCAACTTCAACGGAGGCGAGCCGGATTATATTGCGTACTACAAAAAGTGCCTGGCCTATGTGAAACGCTACATTGACCGCCCGCAGTATTCCGCCCTGAAGAAGCATATAATCTCCTGCCGTAATCATCACGCAAAACTCACGGGCTACACGGGCTATACTTTCTCTGATTTGCTGTATGAGCTTTTCGCGTACCCTCCTTTTGACGCGGCATTGAGCGCGGATATTTCCGGGACAGTGAAAGAACTGCGGCCTGCCCGGAATCTGTCGCGGCTCGTTCAGATTCTCCGGCACTATGAGCACAGCTACAACATCAACAACCTTAACGCGAAATATATCGCCAATCAATTCACGATAATGATGAACATATATATGCGCTTCATGATAGAGGAGGGAGCAGACGAATACGAGGGCGGAGAGTCCCCGGTGCCGCCCGGCCATGTGGCATTCATGACTATACATCAGGCCAAGGGGATGGAGTTTCCTGTAGTTTTCGCCGACTCCTTATGGGCATACCCGCAGGAAAATTCCGTGAGCGAGATTATGCGGGACATATCCCGGAAATATTACAGGAGGCCGGAATTTGAGCCTGAAGACCGCGTAAAGTACTTTGACTTCTGGCGGCTGTACTATGTTGCGTTCACGCGGGCGCAGGATTTGCTGATATTGACGTGCTGCGAGGACAGGAATACGCCGAGCCGATATTTTGAGGACGCATACAACCGGCTTGATGACGCTGACGAATCTTTGCGGATTCCCGACGCTGAAATAAGCCCGGCGAAAGTTTCGGGGCTGAAGAACACGTATTCATTCACGGGCGATATTTTGACGTACGAGAAATGCCCGACGCAGTACAAATTTTTCCGTGAGCTTGAGTTCATGCCGGGGCGGTCTGAATCAACATTCACGGGGACATTGATACATGCGGTGCTTGAGGACATACACAGGGCGGTGATTAATCATGAGGAAAGCAGGATAACGCCGGAAAATATTTCGTCATGGTTTGCGGATGAGTACGAACATTTGTCGCGGCGTGAGCAGGCATACCTGAGTCAGTCGGCAAGAAACACCGCGCTGAATCAGATTATGCGCTACGTTCAGAGGCAGGGCGATGACTGGTCAGCGGTGAGAAAAGCGGAGTATGATGTGAACACTGTCCGGGATGATTATATTCTTGGGGGGAAAATTGACCTGATTTCAGTCCGGGACGGTGAGACGGAAATCACAGACTTCAAGTCAGGCGCGAAACCTAATGTCAACATCAGCGCAGACCGCGAACGCCTCGAAACATACCGCCGTCAGATTTTCGCGTATTCATTCATGGCCGGGAACGCAACGGGACTCAATGCTGGCCGACTCAGGCTTTACTTCACAGGAGAGGAGAATGGAAGCCCGGAAATCATATACCAGTATGACCCGGACGAGGCCGCAGAAATCATGAAGGGATTTGACGAGACCGTAAGCAAAATTATCCGCAAGGACTTCAATCACAAAGCTGACGACTCCGAAAATTGCCGGGACTGTGTTTTCAGGCACTACTGCGGGAGGGAATGA